In Synechococcus sp. RS9909, one genomic interval encodes:
- a CDS encoding chloride channel protein, producing the protein MTALRLVWFLLLGLLLALVEQPYQALSSLGFALQQRFWALPGLVGGAVVNRGVGALLVFAGSFLTVWLAWGPLRRARGGGLPPLLALQQAPSAQQAALLDRLDLRTQLRRLPLMLFTHLGGLTVGIESPSASLGAALLLAIRRRWPAAQPLAGLSLPLVAAIGGGAGLGAAFRSPLLGTAYALEELSRQKGLDLVLPTLLLGGSGTLLLQAVLPQAAPGGQAAFAAVPIQWWGLALVITLIAAMAGALFVKVLIPLSGWLAAGLRRQRWWGAALIALALLLIALGSGGLSLNDGGLSLDAALAGGSGGVPTTVLWRTLSSWLSIAAGAPGGLMHDTMTLGSLLSERLIAWTAAWHGGMVTAERGQLAAVGATALFAAACGTPVFCALFVFTLQGDPQILPLLLLCSAVAVACAAPLRGTGWNEHGTEGLCRALT; encoded by the coding sequence ATGACCGCCTTGCGATTGGTTTGGTTCCTCCTGCTCGGTCTTCTCCTGGCCCTGGTGGAGCAGCCCTACCAGGCGCTGTCTTCCCTCGGTTTCGCCTTGCAGCAGCGCTTCTGGGCGTTGCCTGGGCTGGTGGGGGGAGCGGTTGTGAATCGGGGTGTTGGCGCCTTGCTGGTGTTCGCCGGTTCCTTCCTCACGGTGTGGCTGGCCTGGGGACCCTTGCGCAGAGCCCGTGGCGGCGGCTTGCCCCCCTTGCTGGCGCTGCAACAGGCGCCATCGGCTCAGCAGGCTGCCCTGCTTGATCGCCTCGACCTGCGCACCCAGCTGCGGCGTCTTCCCTTGATGCTCTTCACCCACCTGGGCGGCCTCACGGTGGGGATCGAGTCGCCATCGGCTTCCCTCGGCGCGGCGCTGCTTCTGGCGATCCGACGCCGCTGGCCCGCTGCCCAGCCCCTGGCGGGTCTGTCGCTTCCCCTTGTCGCCGCCATCGGCGGCGGTGCCGGACTCGGTGCGGCGTTCCGCTCGCCTCTGCTGGGCACGGCCTATGCCCTGGAGGAACTGAGCCGGCAGAAGGGGCTCGATCTCGTGTTGCCCACGCTGCTCCTCGGTGGCAGCGGCACCCTGCTCCTGCAGGCTGTGCTGCCGCAGGCAGCGCCTGGGGGTCAGGCGGCGTTCGCCGCGGTGCCGATTCAGTGGTGGGGCCTGGCGCTGGTGATCACGCTGATCGCTGCGATGGCCGGTGCCCTGTTTGTGAAGGTGTTGATTCCGCTCTCCGGCTGGTTGGCGGCTGGCCTGCGCCGGCAGCGCTGGTGGGGTGCAGCGCTGATCGCTCTGGCGCTGCTTCTGATCGCCCTCGGCAGTGGTGGTCTCAGCCTCAACGACGGTGGGCTGTCGCTGGATGCGGCGCTGGCGGGCGGATCGGGCGGAGTTCCAACCACTGTTCTCTGGCGCACGCTCTCCTCCTGGTTGAGCATCGCGGCCGGAGCCCCCGGCGGGCTGATGCACGACACCATGACCCTCGGCTCGCTCCTCTCGGAGCGGCTGATCGCCTGGACTGCCGCCTGGCATGGGGGGATGGTGACGGCGGAGCGGGGGCAGCTGGCGGCGGTCGGGGCGACGGCCCTCTTTGCCGCTGCCTGCGGCACGCCGGTGTTCTGTGCCCTGTTTGTGTTCACGCTTCAGGGCGATCCGCAGATCTTGCCGTTGCTGCTGCTCTGTAGTGCCGTCGCTGTCGCTTGCGCTGCTCCCCTGCGCGGCACCGGCTGGAATGAACACGGCACCGAGGGCTTGTGCCGTGCGTTGACCTGA
- a CDS encoding cellulose binding domain-containing protein, producing the protein MSSNLLNVSITGDIWWGGFTAALTITNTSGNQLERWSTSFESAHVIDGSPWGADLERESLADGRFRYTLTGADWGQSLAPGASVTVGFNGHQGVPLGDRGELTAALLTGADTPEASPVEAHASTEAPESAKPHDDTPHTMDHSHGSQNGYELITAFGASNGSMHTTHEELRDGRTPITTEALVAYNHLRTFMGLETVDLETVGRWAFAHQLTNNSQAWGDELKGVGLWYAMQGSKVGWIADQHYAPELIASLQRTARLGRADEVIALARNVDQDGFIEHLEANNGIDAFINTLKMEPHFGGWMHDRAHGWLPIPGGAIAHDINHLTILSHDQTQAFMNDTFDWPQWPALEVEAAVVIDYFQSMVSLGDPLGSDVDWLATREDATVPDATSTDPITGTTTPLAVAIDGDIWWGGFTAEITLTNTGSEALDDWSLSFISPHRIANEAWGATVSREALGDGEYRYVLTGDAWGSSIGSQQSLTVGFNGLQGMDLGVSGALSLDTLMVGDSLLTLT; encoded by the coding sequence ATGTCGTCCAACCTCCTCAACGTCTCCATCACTGGAGACATCTGGTGGGGTGGCTTTACCGCTGCCCTCACCATCACCAACACCTCAGGCAACCAGCTTGAACGCTGGAGCACCAGCTTTGAGAGTGCTCACGTGATCGACGGCAGCCCCTGGGGAGCCGATCTCGAACGCGAGAGCCTTGCAGATGGCCGCTTCCGTTACACACTGACCGGAGCGGACTGGGGGCAGTCACTGGCGCCCGGCGCATCGGTCACGGTGGGCTTCAACGGCCACCAGGGCGTTCCCCTGGGAGACCGCGGTGAGCTCACGGCCGCGCTCCTCACGGGCGCTGACACCCCAGAAGCCAGCCCCGTGGAGGCCCATGCCTCAACGGAAGCACCCGAGTCAGCCAAGCCCCATGACGACACTCCGCACACCATGGATCACTCCCATGGCTCCCAAAACGGCTACGAGCTGATCACGGCCTTCGGGGCCTCCAATGGCAGCATGCACACCACCCATGAGGAACTCAGGGATGGGCGCACACCCATCACAACCGAAGCCCTGGTTGCTTACAACCATTTACGGACCTTCATGGGCCTGGAAACCGTTGACCTCGAGACGGTCGGCCGCTGGGCCTTTGCTCATCAGCTCACCAACAACAGCCAGGCCTGGGGAGATGAGCTGAAGGGTGTAGGTCTCTGGTATGCCATGCAGGGCAGCAAGGTGGGCTGGATCGCTGACCAGCACTACGCCCCAGAGCTGATCGCCAGCTTGCAACGCACAGCCCGGCTCGGCAGGGCCGACGAGGTGATCGCCCTGGCGCGAAACGTCGACCAGGACGGCTTCATCGAGCATCTGGAGGCCAACAACGGCATCGATGCCTTCATCAACACCCTGAAAATGGAACCCCATTTCGGAGGTTGGATGCATGATCGCGCCCATGGCTGGCTGCCGATTCCGGGCGGAGCGATCGCCCATGACATCAACCACCTGACCATCCTGAGCCATGACCAAACGCAGGCCTTCATGAACGACACCTTCGATTGGCCCCAATGGCCAGCCCTGGAGGTGGAAGCAGCTGTGGTGATCGACTACTTCCAGAGCATGGTGAGCCTGGGCGACCCCCTTGGCAGCGATGTCGACTGGCTGGCAACCCGTGAGGATGCAACGGTGCCCGACGCGACATCCACGGATCCGATCACGGGAACAACGACGCCATTAGCCGTCGCGATCGACGGAGACATCTGGTGGGGGGGCTTCACCGCCGAAATCACCCTCACAAATACGGGTTCGGAAGCACTGGACGACTGGAGCCTGAGCTTCATCAGTCCCCACCGCATCGCAAACGAGGCCTGGGGGGCGACCGTCAGCAGGGAAGCCCTGGGCGATGGGGAGTATCGCTACGTGCTCACAGGGGACGCCTGGGGATCATCGATTGGAAGCCAGCAGTCGCTGACCGTCGGTTTCAACGGCTTACAGGGTATGGATCTTGGCGTGAGTGGAGCTCTCAGCCTCGACACGCTGATGGTCGGAGACAGTCTTCTCACCCTCACCTGA
- a CDS encoding class I SAM-dependent methyltransferase — MTTNPNAAGSYDFTALGDESGELERLQLQAQRSAQLELQLLERMGLADGQAVLDLACGPGVISRLIAQAHPKSQVTAMDLNGALLAAAREEAATAGLASIRFVQGDVYAPPLEQGQFDFIYARLLFQHLEKPLQALEAIRALLKPGGVLCIFDIDDSWLTLVPEPEGFASFTAAAARAQERRGGNRLIGRQLGRLLEESGYDPVDVHVETVTSRQLGMRAFLDITLGFKRLLLEGEELEAARATLEAADALVDDPRAWAFVGVFLARGVRP; from the coding sequence ATGACGACCAACCCCAACGCCGCCGGCTCCTATGACTTTACCGCCCTCGGTGATGAGAGTGGTGAACTGGAGCGGCTTCAGCTTCAGGCTCAGCGTTCGGCCCAGCTTGAACTGCAGCTGCTCGAGAGGATGGGATTGGCGGATGGCCAGGCGGTGCTGGATCTGGCCTGCGGCCCCGGGGTGATCAGTCGATTGATCGCCCAGGCCCATCCCAAGTCGCAGGTCACGGCCATGGATCTCAACGGTGCGTTGCTCGCCGCCGCCCGCGAAGAAGCGGCGACCGCGGGGTTGGCGTCGATTCGGTTTGTGCAGGGAGATGTGTATGCCCCTCCCCTGGAGCAGGGGCAGTTTGATTTCATTTACGCCCGGCTGCTGTTCCAGCACCTCGAGAAGCCGTTGCAGGCGCTGGAGGCGATCCGCGCCCTGCTGAAGCCCGGCGGTGTGCTGTGCATTTTTGATATCGACGACAGCTGGTTGACGTTGGTTCCCGAACCGGAGGGCTTCGCCAGCTTCACGGCGGCTGCGGCTCGCGCCCAGGAGCGGCGCGGTGGCAATCGTCTGATCGGTCGCCAGCTCGGTCGCCTGCTGGAGGAGAGCGGCTACGACCCGGTCGACGTGCATGTGGAGACGGTGACGTCGCGACAGCTCGGGATGCGGGCATTCCTCGACATCACCCTCGGCTTCAAGCGCCTGTTGCTTGAGGGAGAGGAACTCGAAGCGGCCCGCGCCACATTGGAGGCCGCCGATGCCCTGGTGGACGATCCCAGGGCCTGGGCCTTTGTGGGTGTGTTCCTCGCCCGGGGCGTGCGCCCCTGA
- a CDS encoding response regulator transcription factor: MGTSLRPLGDIERARRIRRLIHDQDLLVCLYPHLFAVKQMARLAGMHSPKERRFLDSRAEAIGYLESVNTPHWLLISEQLSDGSGLELLRDCKRLNSNHRCLLLLNRPRKDSLRLARQLRADACIDERSVEQRSGALIAALQALKDGHRYLDPLLGEANVMEPSDQGVVLSERQLEILALVAEGLSNREIATQLQITANTVRDHLSEIMQRLGVGNRASAVSSALRLRLIP; this comes from the coding sequence ATGGGCACCTCCCTGAGACCACTGGGTGACATCGAACGGGCCCGCCGGATCCGAAGACTGATCCATGATCAGGATCTGCTGGTGTGCCTCTACCCCCATCTGTTTGCTGTGAAACAGATGGCCCGGCTGGCGGGCATGCACAGCCCCAAAGAACGGCGGTTCCTCGACTCCAGAGCCGAAGCCATCGGCTACCTGGAGAGCGTCAACACACCCCACTGGTTATTGATCTCCGAACAGCTGAGTGATGGTTCCGGGCTGGAGCTCTTGCGCGACTGCAAGCGTCTGAACAGCAACCATCGCTGCTTGCTTCTCCTCAATCGCCCCAGGAAAGACAGCCTGCGTCTGGCCCGTCAACTGCGGGCGGACGCCTGCATCGATGAGCGCAGTGTGGAGCAACGCTCCGGCGCCCTGATCGCTGCGCTGCAAGCCTTGAAGGACGGTCACCGCTATCTGGATCCGCTCCTGGGGGAGGCGAACGTGATGGAGCCGTCCGATCAGGGAGTGGTCCTCTCGGAGCGACAACTGGAGATCCTGGCGTTGGTGGCCGAAGGCCTCAGTAACCGCGAGATCGCAACCCAACTCCAAATCACAGCGAACACGGTGCGCGATCACCTCAGCGAGATCATGCAACGCCTGGGGGTGGGAAACCGGGCCAGCGCCGTCTCCTCCGCCCTGCGTCTCAGGCTGATTCCCTGA
- a CDS encoding cyclic nucleotide-binding domain-containing protein, translated as MTDPLTTVSLAVSEAERQEVYRFRYAVYVEEMGKSPPDANHERRELTDRFDASASLYVLHDGDGALVGTLRFNRLAALASAREALRPIALDPLLEQAPLEALSYTSRLMLRADWRGGGSLGLLFNRCFADALAQGIRLDLCHAHPGLIELYEQLGYRRFCAGIAWPGVGYQVPMLLALRDRDHLRRSRSPLMRHPALAQCVDAEADGRWLDQQSQRYWGLNHRLVNPDQFWELAGEALRQPGQGLPLLQGLSDEQSRRLLKTGTVLQCAAGDRIVSEGEPRQDLFVVMEGFAEVSRQHQGQRLGLAVLKPGDVFGEMGFLGRRQRSADVVAATDTRVLVLTQAFLNKALRTQPDAMALVLRNLALVLSERLSSTTERLLQLSWDAPDDDQPQRRRLL; from the coding sequence TTGACCGATCCGCTCACCACTGTGTCGCTGGCCGTCTCGGAGGCCGAGCGGCAGGAGGTGTATCGCTTTCGCTATGCGGTGTATGTGGAGGAGATGGGCAAGTCTCCACCGGATGCCAACCATGAGCGCCGTGAGCTCACCGACCGCTTTGATGCCAGTGCCAGCCTGTATGTGCTCCACGATGGCGACGGTGCCCTGGTCGGCACGCTGCGTTTCAATCGCCTCGCCGCCCTGGCGTCAGCCCGGGAGGCCCTGCGCCCGATTGCCCTGGATCCTCTGCTGGAGCAGGCGCCCCTGGAAGCGCTGTCTTACACCTCCAGGCTCATGCTTCGCGCCGACTGGCGCGGCGGCGGCTCCCTCGGGTTGTTGTTCAACCGTTGCTTTGCCGATGCCCTTGCGCAGGGCATCCGATTGGACCTCTGCCATGCCCATCCCGGCTTGATCGAGCTGTATGAGCAGCTGGGGTATCGCCGCTTCTGTGCCGGCATCGCCTGGCCTGGTGTGGGCTATCAGGTGCCGATGTTGCTGGCCCTCCGCGATCGCGACCATCTGCGCCGGAGTCGTTCTCCCCTGATGCGTCATCCGGCGCTGGCCCAATGCGTCGATGCAGAGGCCGATGGGCGTTGGCTGGATCAGCAGTCTCAGAGGTATTGGGGGCTGAACCATCGCCTGGTGAATCCCGATCAGTTCTGGGAGCTCGCTGGCGAGGCCCTGCGTCAGCCCGGGCAGGGTCTGCCGCTTCTGCAGGGGTTGAGCGATGAGCAGTCCCGTCGTCTGCTGAAAACCGGCACCGTGCTGCAGTGCGCCGCCGGAGATCGCATCGTTTCGGAAGGGGAGCCTCGGCAGGATCTGTTCGTGGTGATGGAGGGCTTTGCCGAGGTGAGTCGGCAGCATCAGGGGCAACGCCTGGGGCTTGCTGTGCTCAAGCCCGGCGATGTGTTCGGTGAGATGGGCTTCCTCGGCCGCAGGCAACGCAGTGCCGATGTGGTGGCGGCCACGGACACGCGGGTGTTGGTGCTCACCCAGGCCTTTCTGAACAAGGCGCTGCGCACCCAACCGGATGCCATGGCGCTCGTGCTGCGTAACCTGGCGCTGGTGCTGTCGGAACGCCTCTCCAGCACAACGGAACGCCTACTTCAGCTCAGCTGGGATGCCCCCGATGACGACCAACCCCAACGCCGCCGGCTCCTATGA
- a CDS encoding histidine phosphatase family protein has translation MAIAAGSMATADAVPRRIILGRHGEKANAYALCKQGQQRSLALRDQFLGRSARSQALLEGQQPVAFLAITPHTLETLAPSARSWSLPVVMFSQVPQQGESTATKRQLQQQRTREAAAQVLSNPTWAGGTVVMAWEHRTIANQQLAERFPDQPVTLRQLLNLDQLPGVPDTWPDDTYGWIWIIDYANAPSPIPTGFRMVREAFATPYSHLKAPAWGTPVPQAAGCLP, from the coding sequence ATGGCCATCGCCGCAGGCAGCATGGCCACGGCTGACGCCGTACCCCGCCGCATCATCCTGGGGCGCCATGGCGAAAAAGCGAATGCCTATGCCCTCTGCAAACAAGGGCAGCAACGCTCCCTGGCCCTGCGCGATCAGTTTCTGGGACGTTCGGCCCGCAGCCAGGCTCTGCTGGAAGGGCAGCAACCGGTCGCCTTCCTGGCGATCACCCCGCACACCCTGGAAACCCTCGCTCCCTCCGCCCGCAGCTGGTCGCTGCCGGTGGTGATGTTCTCCCAGGTGCCCCAACAAGGGGAGTCGACCGCCACGAAGCGACAGCTGCAGCAGCAACGCACCCGCGAAGCGGCCGCCCAAGTGCTCAGCAACCCAACCTGGGCAGGCGGCACCGTGGTGATGGCCTGGGAGCATCGCACCATTGCCAACCAACAACTCGCCGAACGCTTCCCTGATCAGCCAGTGACCCTGCGACAGCTCCTGAACCTGGATCAGCTGCCGGGTGTTCCCGACACCTGGCCCGATGACACCTACGGCTGGATCTGGATCATCGACTACGCCAACGCTCCCTCTCCTATCCCCACGGGCTTCCGGATGGTGCGGGAAGCCTTCGCCACTCCCTACAGCCACCTGAAGGCTCCGGCCTGGGGAACGCCGGTGCCACAGGCTGCCGGCTGCCTGCCCTGA
- a CDS encoding bifunctional (p)ppGpp synthetase/guanosine-3',5'-bis(diphosphate) 3'-pyrophosphohydrolase — MLNVTSAPEQPQTDAVRAAEPCDQPVQRVHPIRTIEDYGIDLPDWLRECLTHVPPGEGYSCPTDPEALLAAAFDFAFQLHQGQFRASGDPYIVHPVAVADLLRDIGASAPVIAAGFLHDVVEDTDLTPAQLESHFGAEVRELVEGVTKLGGLHFTNRTEAQAENLRKMFLAMASDIRVVLVKLADRLHNMRTLGALKEEKRQRIARETREIYAPLANRLGIGRFKWELEDLAFKLLEPDAFREIQQEVATKRSEREERLGVTVKLLSDRLAAVGLDSCEVSGRPKHLYGIWSKMQRQQKAFHEIYDVAALRILTPNVESCYRALAVVHDTFRPIPGRFKDYIGLPKPNGYQSLHTAVIGRHRPIEVQIRTLEMHQVAEFGIAAHWKYKEGGSPAAGGDTERFNWLRQLVDWQQEGGADDHNDYLASIKEDLFDEEVFVFTPKGDVVGLRKGSTAVDFAYRIHSEVGNQCHGVRINDRLSPLSTPLQNGDFITILTSKTAHPSLDWLNFVATPTARNRIRQWYKRSHRDETIQRGKDLLEKELGRNGFDALLHSDAMTRVAERCNLHSTDDLLAALGFGAVTLHQVLNRLREEIRLQTAAAAQPLSNEDVARRLVEQAEASSPRPSQGSTVPILGVEGLDYRLGGCCSPLPGEAIVGTVALGNHGITIHRQECANVEAIPSERRLPVSWNPAVTRHGLRFPAQLRIEVIDRVGILKDILMRLSDGSINVSDARVKTAYDKPARIDLRVEISSVEQLQRTMAQIRSMADVLDIARTGQS; from the coding sequence ATGCTGAACGTCACCTCTGCGCCGGAACAGCCCCAGACCGATGCGGTCCGTGCTGCAGAGCCCTGCGACCAGCCTGTGCAGCGGGTGCATCCGATTCGCACGATCGAGGATTACGGCATCGATCTGCCCGACTGGCTGCGGGAGTGCCTCACCCATGTGCCCCCCGGTGAGGGCTACAGCTGTCCAACCGATCCGGAGGCGTTGCTGGCGGCTGCGTTCGATTTCGCCTTCCAGCTGCATCAGGGCCAGTTCCGGGCCAGTGGTGACCCTTACATCGTGCACCCGGTGGCGGTGGCCGACCTGCTCCGCGACATCGGCGCCAGTGCGCCGGTGATCGCCGCCGGCTTTCTCCACGATGTGGTGGAAGACACCGACCTGACCCCCGCCCAGCTCGAGAGTCATTTCGGTGCGGAAGTGCGGGAGCTGGTGGAGGGGGTCACCAAGCTGGGCGGGCTCCACTTCACCAATCGCACGGAAGCCCAGGCCGAGAACCTGCGCAAGATGTTTCTGGCCATGGCCAGCGACATCCGTGTGGTGCTGGTGAAGCTGGCCGATCGGCTGCACAACATGCGCACCCTGGGGGCGCTGAAGGAAGAGAAACGCCAGCGCATCGCCCGGGAAACGCGGGAGATCTACGCCCCCCTGGCCAACCGTCTCGGCATTGGTCGCTTCAAGTGGGAGCTCGAGGATCTCGCCTTCAAGCTGCTGGAACCCGATGCCTTCCGCGAGATCCAGCAGGAGGTGGCCACCAAGCGCAGCGAGCGGGAGGAACGGCTCGGCGTCACCGTCAAGCTGCTGAGCGATCGCCTGGCAGCGGTGGGGCTCGACAGCTGCGAGGTGAGCGGCAGGCCGAAGCACCTTTATGGCATCTGGAGCAAGATGCAGCGGCAGCAGAAGGCGTTCCACGAGATCTACGACGTGGCAGCGCTGCGGATCCTCACGCCCAACGTGGAGAGTTGCTATCGGGCGCTGGCGGTGGTGCACGACACGTTTCGGCCCATTCCCGGACGCTTCAAGGACTACATCGGTCTGCCCAAACCGAATGGCTATCAGTCGTTGCACACGGCTGTGATCGGCCGGCACCGACCGATTGAAGTGCAGATCCGCACCCTGGAGATGCATCAGGTGGCCGAATTCGGCATTGCGGCCCACTGGAAATACAAGGAGGGCGGCTCGCCGGCTGCGGGAGGTGACACCGAACGCTTCAACTGGTTGCGGCAACTGGTCGACTGGCAGCAGGAGGGTGGCGCTGATGACCACAACGACTACCTCGCCTCGATCAAGGAAGACCTGTTCGATGAGGAGGTGTTCGTGTTCACCCCGAAGGGGGATGTGGTGGGCCTCCGCAAAGGATCAACGGCCGTGGATTTCGCCTATCGCATCCACTCCGAAGTGGGCAACCAGTGCCATGGCGTGCGCATCAACGATCGCCTCTCCCCGTTGTCGACCCCTCTGCAAAACGGCGACTTCATCACGATTCTCACCAGCAAAACAGCCCATCCCAGCCTCGATTGGCTGAATTTCGTTGCCACACCCACCGCTCGCAACCGCATCCGCCAGTGGTACAAGCGCAGCCATCGGGATGAAACGATCCAGCGGGGCAAGGATCTGCTGGAGAAGGAGCTGGGCCGCAATGGATTCGATGCCTTGTTGCACAGCGACGCGATGACGCGGGTGGCTGAGCGCTGCAATCTCCACAGCACGGATGATCTGTTGGCGGCCCTTGGGTTTGGCGCGGTCACGCTGCATCAGGTGCTCAATCGCCTGCGGGAGGAAATCCGCCTGCAGACCGCAGCGGCGGCCCAGCCCCTCAGCAATGAGGATGTGGCGCGTCGTTTGGTGGAGCAGGCGGAAGCGTCGTCGCCGCGCCCATCCCAGGGATCCACGGTGCCGATTCTCGGCGTGGAGGGACTCGACTACCGGCTCGGTGGGTGTTGCAGCCCCTTGCCGGGTGAAGCGATCGTGGGCACGGTGGCGCTTGGCAATCACGGCATCACCATCCACCGGCAGGAGTGCGCCAACGTGGAGGCGATTCCCAGTGAACGTCGTCTGCCGGTGAGCTGGAACCCGGCGGTGACTCGCCATGGTCTGCGCTTCCCGGCCCAGTTGCGCATCGAGGTGATCGACCGCGTCGGCATTCTTAAAGACATCCTCATGCGTCTGTCCGATGGTTCGATCAACGTGAGTGATGCCCGGGTGAAAACCGCTTACGACAAACCGGCTCGGATTGATCTGCGGGTGGAGATCAGCAGTGTGGAGCAGTTGCAGCGCACCATGGCGCAGATCCGCTCCATGGCCGATGTGCTCGACATCGCCCGCACCGGGCAGAGCTGA
- a CDS encoding ABC transporter ATP-binding protein, giving the protein MSTPAAAVLELDQLQLRYPGSDRWTLDGLDLQLAQGERLALVGPSGCGKSTVARAVLQLLPTGSQCRGGLRLRGQDPRQLSRSALRRLRGEAVGLVFQDPMTRLNPLMTVGRHLSDTLSAHRTTWPASAKRERAEQLLEAVGIGAERFSAYPHEFSGGMRQRLAIALAIALDPPLVIADEPTTSLDVAVANQVMGVLQGLCAERGSALLLISHDLAMAHRWCERMAVLDQGRVAELSSSQAVLTQPHSDVGRRLVAAARQREGGATPTAPESRLLLRVENLRCWHNLGGPPWSPTWLKAVDGVSFALQAGESLGVVGGSGCGKSTLCRALMGLNPIRGGRVWLNGENLLRLRGERERAARRSLQMVFQDPLACLNPAMPVGEAIADPLLIHRLASTAAARERARELLKLVGLTPAEEFQNRRPRQLSGGQQQRVAIARALALEPQVLICDESVSMLDAEIQAEVLGLLRALQQRLGLAMIFITHDLSVASGFCHRVIVLDHGQIVEEGPGDQLLRAPAAAITRKLVAACPRLPT; this is encoded by the coding sequence ATGTCCACCCCGGCGGCAGCGGTGCTGGAGCTGGACCAGCTGCAATTGCGTTACCCAGGCAGCGACCGCTGGACCCTCGATGGGTTGGATCTGCAGCTGGCGCAAGGGGAGCGGCTCGCCCTGGTGGGCCCGTCCGGCTGCGGCAAAAGCACGGTGGCGCGGGCGGTGCTCCAGTTGCTGCCGACGGGCAGCCAATGCCGGGGTGGCCTGCGTCTGCGCGGGCAGGATCCGCGCCAGCTGAGCCGCAGCGCCCTGCGCCGACTGCGCGGCGAGGCGGTGGGCCTGGTGTTTCAGGATCCGATGACACGGCTGAACCCGCTGATGACTGTGGGGCGTCACCTGAGCGACACCCTCAGCGCCCACCGGACGACCTGGCCGGCATCCGCCAAGCGAGAACGGGCGGAACAGTTGCTGGAGGCGGTGGGCATCGGTGCCGAGCGCTTCAGCGCCTACCCGCATGAATTCAGCGGTGGCATGCGGCAGCGTCTGGCGATCGCCCTGGCCATCGCCCTTGATCCGCCGCTGGTGATCGCCGATGAACCCACCACCAGCCTCGATGTGGCCGTGGCGAACCAGGTGATGGGCGTGCTGCAGGGCCTCTGTGCGGAGCGGGGAAGTGCCCTGCTGCTGATCAGCCATGACCTGGCCATGGCCCACCGCTGGTGCGAACGGATGGCAGTGCTGGATCAGGGCCGGGTGGCCGAGCTGAGCAGCAGCCAGGCGGTGCTGACCCAGCCCCACTCCGACGTGGGCCGGCGTCTGGTGGCGGCAGCGCGCCAGCGGGAGGGAGGGGCAACGCCCACAGCTCCAGAGAGTCGACTGCTGCTCCGCGTGGAGAACCTGCGTTGCTGGCACAACCTGGGAGGACCTCCCTGGTCGCCCACCTGGCTGAAAGCGGTGGATGGGGTGAGCTTTGCGCTGCAGGCCGGCGAATCCCTGGGGGTGGTAGGCGGCTCGGGATGTGGCAAAAGCACGCTCTGCCGCGCCCTCATGGGCCTGAACCCGATTCGGGGCGGGCGGGTGTGGCTCAACGGTGAGAATCTGTTGCGCCTGCGAGGGGAGCGGGAACGCGCCGCTCGACGCTCCCTTCAGATGGTGTTTCAAGATCCGCTCGCCTGCCTCAACCCGGCCATGCCGGTGGGGGAAGCGATCGCCGATCCGCTCCTGATCCATCGGCTGGCCAGCACGGCAGCCGCCCGGGAACGGGCCCGGGAGCTGCTGAAGCTGGTGGGCCTGACTCCGGCCGAAGAGTTTCAGAACCGCCGGCCCCGGCAGCTCTCGGGTGGGCAGCAACAACGGGTGGCGATCGCCCGCGCCCTCGCCCTCGAACCGCAGGTGCTGATCTGTGATGAAAGCGTGAGCATGCTCGATGCCGAGATCCAGGCGGAGGTGCTCGGCCTGTTGCGGGCGCTGCAGCAACGGCTGGGTCTGGCGATGATCTTCATCACCCACGACCTGTCGGTGGCCAGTGGCTTCTGCCACCGGGTGATCGTGCTCGACCACGGCCAGATCGTGGAGGAAGGCCCCGGGGATCAGCTGCTGCGCGCACCCGCTGCGGCGATCACCCGAAAGCTGGTGGCGGCGTGTCCGCGATTGCCCACCTGA